The genomic segment GCATCCGCCGGCACGATGCCGGCGACGGCCGTTCCGGCCGCACGGTTCAGCATCGATTCGGCGACGTCGAGCCGCGCGGCGAGCCGGTCGAGGTCCTCCGGACCGGCCGCGTCGGTCGCGATCGCGCCCGCCGCGCCGGTGTCGAGCGCCGCCACTAGGGTCTCGACGTCAAGCGAGTCGAGCGAATCGACGATCAAGTCGGAAACGTCCCTGCTTTCGGTCGGCGACGATGCCAGGAGTTGTCCGTATCGCATCCGGAAACACTCATTAACCAGACGTTAACCAAGATCGCCGAAGTCTTAACCGGGTGTCCGACGGTAGGAGGCCGCGACATGAAGCCTCTGTTCGAGTGGATGACGCAACCGCAGCCGGTCCGCAACCAGCCGGTCCGCAAGACCATCGAGCCCGCCGGCGGCACCGACGGGATCGAGAACCGGATCGAGTCCGCCTTCGCGGCGGCCAGCGAGACGACGGGCACGTCCTTCGACTATCTCGTCAAGACCGCCCAGCGCGAGTCGGCGATGAACCCGACCGCCAAGGCGAAGACGTCGTCGGCGACCGGTCTGTTCCAGTTCATCGAGAGCACCTGGCTCGAGACGATGAAGCAGTCGGGCGCCGAACTCGGCCTCGGCGAGCTCGCCGACAAGATCTCCGTGGACTCCAAGGGCCGCTATTCCGTCGCCGACCCGAAGGACCGCGCCGAGATCCTGGCGCTGCGCAACGATCCCGAGGTGGCCTCGATGATGGCCGGCGCGCTGACGCGGCGCAACGCCGGCTACCTCGCCGACGCGGTCGGCCGCGACCCGAGCGCCGGCGAACTCTACGTCGCCCACTTCCTCGGTGCCCGCGGCGCCGCCAGCCTGATCAAGCAGGCCGAGGCCAACCCGGACGCGAGCGCGGCCGACCTGTTTCCGCGGCAGGCCGCGGCCAACAAGTCGATCTTCTATGACAAGGGCCGCGCCCGCAGCGTCTCGGAAGTCTACGCCCAGCTGGTCTCCACCCACGGCGGTTCCGACCCGATCCAGACCGGGTCGACCGTGGCGACCGCCTACGCCGACGACGGCACGGCCTCCGCGGCGGTGCAGGACCCGTTCTCCCGCGTCGTCGCTGGCTTCCAAGCGACCTCCTCGCAGGACGCCTTCTCGGCGCTGTTCCACGGTGGCGACGGCGCACCGGTGCGCCCGACGGCGGCGGCGGCGTTCTGGCGCGGCTACACCATGGCGCCGGCCCTGTTCGACGTCGCCCTCGCCGAGGACGCCCGCGCGCTCGCCGGCGAGCGCCGGCAGGCCGAGGAGCGGGCGGCCGGGATCGCCGCGGCAACCGACGCCGCCGCGGCGGCGGCCGGCCCGTCGGTGGTGCCCGTCAAGGCGTCCGGCGCTTCTGCGGCGGCGCGCGACGGTGTCCCCCTCGACCTCGCCAAGTACCTGAAGCTCTGACGCTTCCCGGGATCGTTACCGCACCGTTGACGTGCATGGTGAACGGTTCCTTAAGCTCTGCCGGCGAAGATCGGGTCCTGATGGATCCGATCATCGGCGGGCGAGGGCGCGTTCCATGGTTGTTGGCCGCTTCTTGGACTGGATCGACCGGGCCCCGCCGCAGGCGCGGGCGGGCGCGGTGGCGCCGGTGGTCGGCACCTACTTCCGCCCAGACCTCTCGCCGGAGAGCCGCGAGGCGATCGAGGCGGTACTGACCGTGCTGCTCGACGATCCGAGCCTCGACGTCCGCGCCGCGCTCGCCGACGCCGTCGCCGGCCGCGAGGACGCGCCGCGCCACATCGTGCTGACCCTGGCGCACGACCTGCCCCGGGTCGCCGAGCCCGTTCTCGAGCGCTCGCCCTGCCTGCTCGACGCCGAACTGGTCGAGCTCGTGCTCTCCGGCGGCGCCCGGGTCCAGGCCGCGATCGCGGCGCGGCCGTGGGTGTCCTATGCGGTCGCGGCCACGATCGCCGCCGAGGGCGGCACCGAGGCGGTCGCCGTACTCCTCGACAATCCCGGCGCCGACATCGACGAGGCCGCCTTCGGCGTCATGGCCGAGCGTTTCGGCGCCGACGCCGACATCCGCGACACCCTTTTCGCGCGCGAGGACCTGCCGGTGGCGGTGCGCCAGTCGCTGATCGCCGCGCTCGGCGCCCGGCTCGGCGAGCTCGTGGTATCGAGGTCCTGGCTCACCGAACGGCGCGCCCGCTCGGTGGTGCGCGAGGCCTGCGACAAGGCGACCGTGGTGATGGCCGGCCGCGCCGAGGAGGACGAACTGGTCGAACTGGTCGAGCACCTGCGCCGCACCGGACAGCTCACCACCGCGCTCCTGATCCGCATGGTCTGCGAAGGCAACATCCGCTTCCTCGAGGCGGCGCTGTCGCGCCTCGCGGGCATGCCGGCGGCCGGCGTCTACGCCCTGCTCACCGACGGCCGCGACGGCGCGCTGCGCGCCCTGTTCGGCCGCGCCGGCCTGCCCGAGCGCACCCACCCGGCCTTCCTGGTCGCGCTCCAGGTCTGGCGCGAGATGGACTACGACGGCGGCGTCGCCGACAAGGCGCGCTACACCCGGCGCATGGTCGAGCGGATCCTGACGCGCTACCAGCAGTTCGCGCTGACCGAGGTCGACGACCTCCTCGCCATGATGCGCCGGCTCGCCGCCGACGCCGTGCGCGAATCCGCGCGCGCCTACGCCCGTGAAACCCGCGAGGGCACGCCGCGCGCGACCCGCGCGGCGGCCTGACGGACGTCGCGAGGTTCGAACGACGGATCGGGAACGAGGTGCCCGCAGGTGGCGGGCCGCCGGTCACTCGTCGAACGGGGTCTCGTCGCCGAGGGCGCCGTTGTCGGCGAGATAGCGCGTCGAGACCTCGCGGAGCGTGTCGGCGAGCGCCGCGCCGACGCGGTCGTTCTCGTCGCGGGCGCGTTCGCGGTGGATGGCGCGCAGCGCCTGCACGTGCTGCTCGATCAGCGCCCGCGGCAGCTTGTCCGGCCCGGGCAGGCCCTCGAGCAGGGCGCAGAGGCTGCCGGCGACCCGGGTCGCCAGCGGAAAGCCGAGGGTGGTGGCCTGGCCCTTGAGGTCGTGGGCGGCGCGGAAGAAGCCGTCGCGCTTGGGCCCGTCGGCGTAGCCGGCCTTGACCCAGGCGGCGTGCGTCGTCTCGATCTCGCGGATCTCGTCGGCGGCCCAGTCCTCGAAATGCGACGACAGGATCTTCAGCGCGGCCTCCGCGCGGGCGACGGGATCCTCGCCGCGACCGCCGCGGACCTCGCGCACCTTCTTGCGGAGGTCGTTCTTGGCCTCGACGATCTCGTAGGCTTCCGCACTCTGCGCCATGTCGGGGACCCCGTCACGCGCCACCCCCCGGTGGCAAACGCGAAGTGAATGCTACACCTCGCGGCTTAAGGTTCCGTTGCGCGCGGCGCTCCGCCGACGGGGGCACGGGAGACCGGCATCAGTAGCGGAACTGCTCGGCGAGGATGCGCTCGTCCCAGGAATGGTCGCGGTCGAACAGGATCAGGCTGCGCTGCTTGTGGTCCTCGCGGATCGTCACCTTGACGACGCCGCGGATCTCGTTGTGGTCGGCGGCGGCGCTGACCGGGCGCTTTTCGGATTCCAGCACGTCGATCACCACGGTGACCCGGTTCGGCATCAGCGCGCCGCGCCAGGAGCGCGGGCGGAAGGCGCTGATCGGCGTCAGGGCCAGTAGCGGGGCGTGGATCGGCAGGATCGGCCCGTGGGCGGAGAGGTTGTAGGCGGTGGAGCCCGCCGGCGTCGCCACCAGCACGCCGTCGCAGACCAGTTCCTCGAGGCGGACCTTGCCGTCGATGGCGATCCTGAGCTTGGCGGCCTGGTAGGTCTGGCGCAGGAGCGAGACCTCGTTGATCGCGCGGGCGGCGTGGCTGGCGCCGGTGCCGTCGACCGCGGTCATGATCAGCGGGTGGATCGCCGTCACCACCGATTCCGACAGGCGCTCGCGCAGGGCGTCGACGCGGAACTCGTTCATCAGGAAACCGACCGAGCCACGGTTCATGCCGTAGATCGGCTTGTCGGTGTTCATGAAGCGGTGCAGCGTCTGCAGCATCAGGCCGTCGCCGCCGAGGGCGACGACCACGTCGGCCTCCTCGGGCGGCACGTCGCCGTAGAGGCCGGCCAGCGTCGCGCGGGCGGCCTCGGCTTCCTCGGTCTCGCTCGCCACGAAGGCGAGGCGGTCGAAGGAGGGGATCAGGCGGTGGCTCATCCGACCTCTGCGCGTCGCGCGGGCGGCGTTCCCGTCCGCGGAGCATTCGGCTAGCATGTCGCGACGCAAAAGAAAACGCGACACGGGTGGGCGATGGCACAGATCGATTCGGACCTCCGTCAGGTCACCGTGACCTGTCCGGACATGGAGAGCGCGCGCAAGATCGCGGCGACGGTGGTCGGGCGGCGCCTCGCCGCCTGCGTCAACATCGTGCCGGGCGTCGTCTCGATCTACCGTTGGATGGGCGAGATTTCCGAGGACCAGGAGGTGCTCCTCCTGATCAAGACGCGCGAGGAATTCGTCGAGAGCCTGTTCACGGCCATCGTCGCCAACCACCCCTACGAGCAGCCGGCGATCGAGGTGCTGCCCATCGTCCACGCCGGCCGCGGTGTCGCGGTCTGGATCCGCGCGGAGACGGGCGGCGACGAGACCGTGTCGTTGCCGTGACGGCGGCCCCGCGATAGACGCTTGCAATTCGCCGGCCTTGCGCGCCATGGTAGGTCCATGACGCGGCGGAGGGGCGGCCGTCATGGACGACGCGACGACGGATTTCCGGGCGGTCCTCGAGACGGAATACGGCTGGGTCCGCGCACGGCGGAGCGGAGCGGCGCCGAAACTGGATGCGGCCGCGAAGCCGCCTGAGAACCTCGCCGGCCTCGCCCTCTCCGGCGGCGGCATCCGTTCGGCGAGCTTCTGCATGGGTGCGCTGCAGGCGCTCCACAAGCACGGCCTGTTCCAGCCGATGGACTATCTCTCGACGGTCTCGGGTGGCGGCTACGTCGGCGCGGCCGTCACCGCGGACTACGACCGCCGGGCGGCGGCGAGTACGAAGGAGGCGCCGGACGACGCGAAGCGCATCGCGTTGCCGATCGGCCTTCCGCTTCCGGTCCCCGCGGCGACGCCGTCCGACTTCGGACTTGCGCAGTCGGAGGGCGCGGCTGGCGGCCTCTACGGCGACAGCCCTCTGGTCCGCCACATCCGCGACCACGGCAACTTCCTGGCGCCGCACGGCTTCCGGGACGTCCTGACGTCGCTCGCGATCCTCGCCCGCGGTCTCGTCGTCAACGCGGTGATCACCGCGAGCCTGATGATCCTCGCCGCGATCCTGGTCGCGCCGGTGTACCGCACCACCCTGTGCGACGTCGTGATTTCCGAAGGTGGTGGAGGGATCGACGAGGTCGCTGGACCCGGCGGTCCGGTGATCGAGCCGCGCGTGTCCAAGTCGCTGGCGGCGACGTGGTGGAGCGGCACCGCCACGGACTGCGTTTCCCCTCCAAAGGGTCCCCTCCCGACCGCGCTCGCCTGGAGCGACGCCTTTCCCGTGACCCTCGTCGCCGTCGGCCTGTTCGCGGCCTTCTGCGTCGTCTGGGCCCTCGTCCGGTCGTGGCGGGAGAGCCGCAACGACGGTGTCCGCGGGCTCGGCGAACCGGACAGCCGTGCCGCCCGGGGCGCCGCCGTGGCCATGGTGCTCGTCGCCGGCATCGTCGTCGTCGAGGCGATCGGCCCGCTGCTCAACGCGGTCGCGCTGCCGGACCTGACGTCGGTGCTCGGCGACTTCGAGGTCGCGATCCTGCCGATCCTCGCCGGCAGCGGCCTCGTCGGCGCGTTCTGGCAGCGCCTCGCCGGCCTGATCGGGCAGGCGCGGACCGATCCCCGCTGGTCGGCCGCGATCAAGGCTGTGACCGCCAAGGCGCTGCTGCTGGCGGCCGCCCTGGCGGTGCCGCTGCTGTTGTTCGCAGCCTTCCTCGAACTGGTGGCGGCCGCGGTGGTGCGGACGCCGCCGGCGGGCTGGCCGGCCGTGCCGAACGGGATCGTCGGCGGCGTGCCCCTCGCCGTCGGCGTCGTCGGGGCGGTGGTCACGGTCGCCCGCTTCGGCCTGGCCGCGCGACGCCACCGGGCGAACGGGGATCCGCTCAGGCCGGGCCCGGCGGCCGTGGTCGCCGCCGGGGTCGTCGCGCTTCCGATCGTGTTCGGGGTGGTCGTGCTCCGCGAAACCTGCATGACCGGTCCGCAGTGGCAGGTCTGGCGCGATCTCGCCGGCCTCGGGACGGTGCTGACCGTCGCCGCCTATTTCTTCACGCCCAACGCCAGTTCGCTGCACCGGCTCTACCGCGACCGTCTCGCGGTCGCCTTCGACATCACCCCGACCGAACCGCCGCCCGACGGCGGACGGCTGCAGGCCGACGGCGAGAGGCTGACCTTCGCGCGCCTGCGAGATCATCTCGCGAAGGCACCGCGGGCGACCGGCCCGTTCCCGATCGTCAACGCGACGATCAACGTGCCGGGATCGAGCACCGTCAACCGCCGCGGACGCAACGCCGACATCTTCACCTTCACACCGACCCACGTCGGCAGCGAGGCGACCGGATGGGTGCCGACCGCCTGGATGGAGGCCGCGGAACGGCAGCTCGACCTCGCCACGGCCGCGGCGATCTCCGGCGCGGCGGTGTCGTCGAGCATGGGCCGGGTCGGCATCCCGATGCTCGCCTTCACCCTCGCGCTCTTCAACGTCCGCCTCGGCTTCTGGCTGCGCAATCCGCGGGCGCTCCGGGAGGCGGCCGGAGGCGGACGGAAAACGGCGGCGAAGCCCACCCGCGATCCGGAGACCATCGCCGCGCGGGCGTCCCGCGACGACTGGCGCCTGCCCTATCTCGGCGCCGAGATGTTCAACCGGCTCGATGAGAAGCGGGCGCGGATCTACGTCACCGACGGCGGCCACATCGAGAATCTCGGGCTGTACCAGCTCCTGAAGCGGCGCTGCGCCTTCGTCGTCGTGGTCGACGGCGAGGCCGATCCCGGGCTCGACTGCGGCGCAATGGTCGACGCCGAGCGCTTCGCGCGCATCGACGAGGGCATCCGGATCGAACTGCCGTGGGAGGCGATCCGCGATGCCGGGCGGGTCCGCCGCGCCGCGCGGCTGAAGGGCGAGCTCCCGCCGCCCGGCCCGAAGAGCGCCCACGCCGCCGTCGGCCGCATCCGCTATTCGGACGGCCGCGAGCCGGAGGAGGGCGTGATCCTCTACGTCAAGGCCAGCCTGACCGGCGACGAGAACGACTACGTGCTCGATTACGCCCGGCGCTATCCGGAGTTCCCGCACGAGACGACGGCGGACCAGTTCTTCTCCGAAGAGCAGATGGAGGCCTATCGCGCCCTCGGCTTCCACGCCATGGACCACGCGCTGTCGTGCGCTGCGGACGCCGGGCAGGCGGTGCTGCTGAACCGGCTGCGGATGGTGCTCGGGGCGACGGGTGCGCCCGCGGTCGTCGTCGGGGCGCCCGCGCCCGCGCCGGTGCGGCGTTCGCGGGCCGCCCGCCCGGCGCCCGTGCCGGGTCGCGACCGGCCCGGACGCTGATCGCGGCCCCGCCGAAACGAAAACCCCGCAAAAAACGAAAGCCCCGCCGGGGGCGGGGCTCGGAGGTCGGCGCGGCGAGGCAGAAGCCGGATCAGGCGATCTCTCGGATGTCGTCGGGCTCGCGCAGCACGTAGCCGCGGCCCCAGACGGTCTCGATGTAGTTCTTGCCGTCGGTGGCGTTGGCGAGCTTCT from the Oharaeibacter diazotrophicus genome contains:
- a CDS encoding Hpt domain-containing protein, encoding MAQSAEAYEIVEAKNDLRKKVREVRGGRGEDPVARAEAALKILSSHFEDWAADEIREIETTHAAWVKAGYADGPKRDGFFRAAHDLKGQATTLGFPLATRVAGSLCALLEGLPGPDKLPRALIEQHVQALRAIHRERARDENDRVGAALADTLREVSTRYLADNGALGDETPFDE
- a CDS encoding DUF2336 domain-containing protein gives rise to the protein MVVGRFLDWIDRAPPQARAGAVAPVVGTYFRPDLSPESREAIEAVLTVLLDDPSLDVRAALADAVAGREDAPRHIVLTLAHDLPRVAEPVLERSPCLLDAELVELVLSGGARVQAAIAARPWVSYAVAATIAAEGGTEAVAVLLDNPGADIDEAAFGVMAERFGADADIRDTLFAREDLPVAVRQSLIAALGARLGELVVSRSWLTERRARSVVREACDKATVVMAGRAEEDELVELVEHLRRTGQLTTALLIRMVCEGNIRFLEAALSRLAGMPAAGVYALLTDGRDGALRALFGRAGLPERTHPAFLVALQVWREMDYDGGVADKARYTRRMVERILTRYQQFALTEVDDLLAMMRRLAADAVRESARAYARETREGTPRATRAAA
- a CDS encoding transglycosylase SLT domain-containing protein — translated: MKPLFEWMTQPQPVRNQPVRKTIEPAGGTDGIENRIESAFAAASETTGTSFDYLVKTAQRESAMNPTAKAKTSSATGLFQFIESTWLETMKQSGAELGLGELADKISVDSKGRYSVADPKDRAEILALRNDPEVASMMAGALTRRNAGYLADAVGRDPSAGELYVAHFLGARGAASLIKQAEANPDASAADLFPRQAAANKSIFYDKGRARSVSEVYAQLVSTHGGSDPIQTGSTVATAYADDGTASAAVQDPFSRVVAGFQATSSQDAFSALFHGGDGAPVRPTAAAAFWRGYTMAPALFDVALAEDARALAGERRQAEERAAGIAAATDAAAAAAGPSVVPVKASGASAAARDGVPLDLAKYLKL
- a CDS encoding patatin-like phospholipase family protein; translation: MDDATTDFRAVLETEYGWVRARRSGAAPKLDAAAKPPENLAGLALSGGGIRSASFCMGALQALHKHGLFQPMDYLSTVSGGGYVGAAVTADYDRRAAASTKEAPDDAKRIALPIGLPLPVPAATPSDFGLAQSEGAAGGLYGDSPLVRHIRDHGNFLAPHGFRDVLTSLAILARGLVVNAVITASLMILAAILVAPVYRTTLCDVVISEGGGGIDEVAGPGGPVIEPRVSKSLAATWWSGTATDCVSPPKGPLPTALAWSDAFPVTLVAVGLFAAFCVVWALVRSWRESRNDGVRGLGEPDSRAARGAAVAMVLVAGIVVVEAIGPLLNAVALPDLTSVLGDFEVAILPILAGSGLVGAFWQRLAGLIGQARTDPRWSAAIKAVTAKALLLAAALAVPLLLFAAFLELVAAAVVRTPPAGWPAVPNGIVGGVPLAVGVVGAVVTVARFGLAARRHRANGDPLRPGPAAVVAAGVVALPIVFGVVVLRETCMTGPQWQVWRDLAGLGTVLTVAAYFFTPNASSLHRLYRDRLAVAFDITPTEPPPDGGRLQADGERLTFARLRDHLAKAPRATGPFPIVNATINVPGSSTVNRRGRNADIFTFTPTHVGSEATGWVPTAWMEAAERQLDLATAAAISGAAVSSSMGRVGIPMLAFTLALFNVRLGFWLRNPRALREAAGGGRKTAAKPTRDPETIAARASRDDWRLPYLGAEMFNRLDEKRARIYVTDGGHIENLGLYQLLKRRCAFVVVVDGEADPGLDCGAMVDAERFARIDEGIRIELPWEAIRDAGRVRRAARLKGELPPPGPKSAHAAVGRIRYSDGREPEEGVILYVKASLTGDENDYVLDYARRYPEFPHETTADQFFSEEQMEAYRALGFHAMDHALSCAADAGQAVLLNRLRMVLGATGAPAVVVGAPAPAPVRRSRAARPAPVPGRDRPGR
- a CDS encoding NAD kinase, translated to MSHRLIPSFDRLAFVASETEEAEAARATLAGLYGDVPPEEADVVVALGGDGLMLQTLHRFMNTDKPIYGMNRGSVGFLMNEFRVDALRERLSESVVTAIHPLIMTAVDGTGASHAARAINEVSLLRQTYQAAKLRIAIDGKVRLEELVCDGVLVATPAGSTAYNLSAHGPILPIHAPLLALTPISAFRPRSWRGALMPNRVTVVIDVLESEKRPVSAAADHNEIRGVVKVTIREDHKQRSLILFDRDHSWDERILAEQFRY
- the cutA gene encoding divalent-cation tolerance protein CutA, with protein sequence MAQIDSDLRQVTVTCPDMESARKIAATVVGRRLAACVNIVPGVVSIYRWMGEISEDQEVLLLIKTREEFVESLFTAIVANHPYEQPAIEVLPIVHAGRGVAVWIRAETGGDETVSLP